AAGCCAGAGTTAATATTTGCCATCCGTTGATTGTGGATAGTTTAAATGGCAAAATAAAAACATGATATTAGTTTGCTTTTGCTTATCAATGTTAGAATGATTATCAATGGTAGCTTATAATAAATTATACTATAGTTTACCGTACCCTGATTTGaaatgagaggttagcatgtatAAATCAGTATTTCCTAACAAATAATCCAAGTTAAAGTCAGGGCCCAGACTTTTACGCACACAAGCAATAAGACAAGGAGTAAACATTCACTTACTCGTACCTTTCCTTAGCTTCTGCCGCGCGGTCTCTTTGCCGTCTGTTTTTGAACCAGTTACTGACTTGCGTGGTTGTCAACCCGGTGCCTTCGGCGAGCTCCCTCTTCTCTCGCGGGGAAGGGTAGGGGTTATGTGTGTACCATTCTCTGAGTACGCTCCGGCTCTTCTCTTTGAAACAGTAACTTGTCTCCTCGCCGTCCCAGATAGACCGAGGCAGGGGGAACTTTCTGCGGACGCGGTATTTACCCACAGCCCCGAGAGGGCGGCCTCGGAGCTTCTCCGCCTCGACGTAGTGCGCTTTGAGCCACAGCTGCTGCAGCTTCGGGTGATTGTGAGGGGAAAATTGGTGGCTCTCAAGGATCTTATAAAGCTCTCTGAAATTTCCTCTGTGGAATGCGACCACAGCTTTAGCTTTGAGAACACTTTCATTTTTGTGGAGGTGCTCACACGCGGGTAAAGACCACAAAAAGCGCCCGAGCCGTTCAATGTTTCCACCCTGTTGGAGGACCTCGCAGACGCAAGCGACTTGCTCTTGCGTAAAGCcaaaagttggaagcatagacaTGGTTGCAAGTTAATAAACAGGTATGTTTTTCTCTACTTACACGTCCCCTTTTATGGCTAAGACATTAAAGCAAGTAACCGACACTGTAAGTCCACAAACGACCATGAAAGTCTCCAAAAGTAGGCTGTATCAAAAATGACGAGGATAAAATCCAATCGAAAAGAAAAAATGAAAGTCCCGTTTATGAATAGCAGTACAAAATGCACAGCATTCCCCTCAAGGTACACCGAGAGAAAGTGTTTACTCCTTCCACAGTCGTTGTCCACCTTTTCTATGTCGTTTCAACATTACCTACTCCCGAAGACCAGGCTCGCTCGCTTGTTTTAATAATATTATTCTAAACTGGCAAGAAAAGCGATTATGTGAACTGTGATTGGTTGGTTATCTGACCCGGGGATGGTGAGGATAAGACAATAGTTTTAGTC
The nucleotide sequence above comes from Salvelinus namaycush isolate Seneca chromosome 35, SaNama_1.0, whole genome shotgun sequence. Encoded proteins:
- the LOC120030054 gene encoding homeobox protein SIX2-like, whose product is MSMLPTFGFTQEQVACVCEVLQQGGNIERLGRFLWSLPACEHLHKNESVLKAKAVVAFHRGNFRELYKILESHQFSPHNHPKLQQLWLKAHYVEAEKLRGRPLGAVGKYRVRRKFPLPRSIWDGEETSYCFKEKSRSVLREWYTHNPYPSPREKRELAEGTGLTTTQVSNWFKNRRQRDRAAEAKERENNENSNTNSHNPLTSSMNGNKTLLGSSDDDKTPSGTPDNTSSTPAMLIASNSGLQMHGLAPPPGPSAMPVSSHDSVHHHHSLHDTILNPMSSNLVDLGS